One region of Campylobacter concisus genomic DNA includes:
- a CDS encoding cysteine permease, giving the protein MQNILAPNEFLDDYVLGAELAKNAGISSNAYLFWKNVISAKFENSRIVFLRKNSIPIKFQNIIKTCTPLNGLIPTGVFCSFTSLAPSHLVAKNGSNIYELFKFHEICGIKFIDLKKFYDDFNLSYSYRIYIEKCKFFSPAPFEKRIKLTETMCLGYY; this is encoded by the coding sequence ATGCAAAATATACTCGCACCAAATGAGTTTTTAGATGATTATGTACTCGGTGCTGAGTTAGCTAAAAATGCCGGCATCTCATCAAATGCTTATCTTTTTTGGAAAAACGTCATAAGCGCTAAATTTGAAAACTCAAGAATAGTTTTTCTTAGAAAAAATAGCATTCCGATCAAATTTCAAAACATTATAAAAACCTGCACACCTTTAAATGGCCTTATTCCAACAGGCGTATTTTGCTCTTTTACTTCGCTTGCTCCATCTCATCTTGTAGCAAAAAATGGCTCTAATATCTACGAGCTCTTTAAATTTCATGAGATTTGCGGTATCAAATTTATAGACTTGAAGAAATTCTATGATGATTTTAATCTTAGCTATTCTTATAGAATTTACATTGAAAAGTGCAAATTTTTCTCACCTGCTCCATTTGAAAAACGCATAAAATTAACTGAAACGATGTGTCTTGGATATTATTAA
- a CDS encoding RidA family protein encodes MKKQISTKNAPQAIGPYSQAISVNGFLFISGQLGVTPAGEFAGSSVEAQAEQSLENLKNILAEAGLTFDNAVKTTIFLADMADFVKVNTVYAKFFKEPYPARSTVAVKTLPKDALVEIELIAAY; translated from the coding sequence ATGAAAAAACAAATCTCAACAAAAAATGCTCCACAAGCGATTGGACCATATTCTCAAGCTATTAGCGTAAATGGATTTTTATTTATCTCAGGTCAGCTTGGTGTCACACCAGCGGGTGAGTTTGCAGGTAGTAGCGTAGAGGCCCAAGCTGAGCAATCGCTTGAAAATTTAAAAAATATCTTGGCTGAGGCAGGACTTACTTTTGATAATGCTGTAAAGACTACAATATTTTTAGCAGATATGGCAGATTTTGTTAAAGTAAATACTGTGTACGCTAAATTTTTTAAAGAGCCTTATCCTGCTAGAAGTACAGTAGCCGTTAAAACCTTGCCGAAAGATGCACTTGTGGAAATAGAGCTCATCGCGGCTTATTAA
- a CDS encoding fumarate hydratase codes for MRIINTKDIREVVAKLCKQACYVVTPDLKAAFTKAQSNESSSLGKDILCKILQNAKLAEEGVAPICQDTGMTVVFVQIGQDVHIEGGYIEDAINEGIAEGYTEGYLRKSVVAEPLFERKNTTNNTPAVIHTRIVPGDKLKIKVAPKGFGSENKSVLKMLVPADGIEGVKKVFLEAVKYAGPNACPPLTIGVGIGGTMDKAALLAKEAAVRSVDSKNSDPRYAKLEDELLELACKTGVGPQGLGGDTTAVKVNVEWYPTHIAGLPVAININCHAARHADAEL; via the coding sequence ATGAGAATAATAAATACAAAAGATATAAGAGAAGTCGTTGCTAAGCTTTGCAAACAGGCCTGTTATGTTGTAACACCAGATCTAAAGGCTGCTTTTACAAAGGCTCAAAGTAATGAAAGTTCGTCACTAGGTAAAGACATTTTGTGCAAAATTTTACAAAATGCTAAGCTTGCGGAAGAGGGTGTTGCACCTATTTGCCAAGACACCGGTATGACGGTTGTTTTTGTGCAGATCGGCCAAGATGTGCATATTGAGGGTGGATATATTGAAGATGCGATAAACGAGGGTATTGCGGAAGGCTACACTGAAGGTTATCTAAGAAAGTCAGTTGTTGCTGAGCCACTTTTTGAGAGAAAAAATACCACAAACAACACTCCAGCCGTCATTCACACTAGAATCGTGCCAGGAGATAAGCTAAAGATAAAAGTAGCTCCAAAAGGTTTTGGTAGTGAGAATAAATCGGTTTTAAAAATGCTTGTGCCAGCTGATGGTATAGAGGGTGTAAAAAAAGTCTTTTTAGAGGCTGTAAAATACGCTGGACCAAACGCCTGTCCTCCACTAACAATAGGCGTTGGCATAGGCGGTACGATGGATAAGGCAGCACTTTTGGCAAAAGAAGCAGCAGTTCGTTCAGTCGATAGTAAAAATTCTGATCCAAGATATGCCAAATTAGAAGACGAGCTACTAGAGCTTGCTTGTAAAACTGGCGTTGGTCCTCAAGGACTTGGTGGTGACACTACTGCCGTAAAAGTAAATGTCGAGTGGTATCCAACCCACATAGCAGGTCTTCCTGTTGCTATAAACATTAACTGCCATGCTGCGCGCCACGCAGATGCCGAGCTTTAA
- a CDS encoding hemolysin family protein produces MVILAVVFILLNAFFVLSEFSLVKVRKSRLEELIKEKKPNAQLAFEMSNKLDTYLSATQLGITLSSLALGWIGEPAVARLIEAPLKNFFNFSDILVHTVGFAIAFTLITLLHVVMGELVPKSVAIAKAETSVLKIARPLHFFWVLFSPVIKLFDILATIGLKILGIQPAKENELAHSEEEIKIIVGESLKGGVLDSFETEIIKNAVDFSDTVAKEIMTPRRDMICINKQKSFEENLQVVFESKYTRFPYIDGSKDIILGMIHIRDILQLHFSKDKEKSFDSIVRKFVIVPESLSISKVLVMMNKEQISAALVVDEYGGTAGLLTMEDIMEEVLGDFNDEHDEVDQHYKKINDNIYEFQGRYDLESVEEVLGISFDEETDQVTIGGYVFNLIGRLPVVGDKIEDENCYYEVRKMDGASISRVKVRKKIKNEEESIRS; encoded by the coding sequence ATGGTAATACTTGCCGTTGTATTCATTTTACTAAATGCCTTTTTTGTTTTATCAGAATTTTCTCTTGTTAAAGTTCGTAAGTCTAGACTTGAAGAGCTTATCAAAGAGAAAAAGCCAAATGCTCAGCTTGCTTTTGAGATGTCAAACAAGCTTGATACTTATCTTAGTGCCACTCAGCTTGGCATCACACTAAGCTCACTTGCTCTTGGTTGGATCGGTGAGCCAGCAGTTGCAAGACTTATAGAAGCCCCACTTAAAAATTTCTTCAACTTTAGTGATATCTTAGTTCATACGGTTGGTTTTGCGATCGCATTTACGCTTATTACGTTACTTCACGTTGTAATGGGCGAGCTTGTGCCAAAGTCAGTTGCTATCGCAAAGGCCGAGACTTCAGTACTAAAAATCGCTCGTCCTCTTCACTTTTTCTGGGTGCTATTTTCTCCTGTAATTAAGCTTTTTGATATTTTAGCGACCATTGGACTTAAAATTTTAGGTATCCAGCCAGCTAAAGAAAATGAGCTAGCGCATTCTGAAGAAGAGATAAAAATCATCGTTGGCGAGAGCTTAAAGGGCGGCGTGCTTGATAGCTTTGAGACTGAGATCATTAAAAATGCAGTCGATTTTAGTGACACAGTCGCAAAAGAGATCATGACACCAAGGCGCGATATGATCTGCATAAATAAACAAAAGAGTTTTGAGGAGAATTTACAAGTTGTATTTGAGTCGAAATATACTCGCTTTCCTTATATAGATGGCTCAAAAGATATTATTTTGGGCATGATACACATTAGAGATATTTTGCAGCTCCACTTTAGCAAAGACAAAGAGAAGAGTTTTGACTCAATTGTTCGTAAATTTGTCATAGTGCCTGAAAGCCTTTCTATTTCAAAAGTACTTGTAATGATGAATAAAGAGCAAATTTCAGCAGCACTCGTAGTCGATGAGTACGGCGGTACAGCCGGACTTCTTACGATGGAAGATATCATGGAAGAGGTACTTGGTGATTTTAATGATGAGCACGATGAAGTCGATCAACACTACAAAAAGATAAATGACAATATTTACGAATTTCAAGGCAGATATGATCTAGAGAGCGTAGAAGAGGTTCTTGGTATAAGCTTTGACGAAGAGACAGATCAAGTTACAATCGGTGGATATGTCTTCAATCTAATCGGTCGTTTGCCAGTAGTTGGGGACAAGATCGAGGATGAAAACTGCTACTACGAAGTAAGAAAGATGGATGGAGCTAGTATCTCACGCGTAAAAGTTAGAAAAAAGATAAAAAATGAAGAGGAGAGCATTCGGTCTTAA
- a CDS encoding sodium-dependent transporter: MSKKNFSSRWAFILACVGSAVGMANVWGFPYKLGTNGGAAFLLIYVFFIALFSYVGLSAEYAIGRRAKTGTLGSYKYAWQSRNLGVFGSIIGWLPLAGSLCIAIGYAVIIAYVLKALTQALTGSFMSVDTNVWFNSFALQDYSVLPYHFIIVVGTLLTLFFGAKSIEKTNQIMMPLFFVLFSILAINVAMLPNAFDGYKFLFIPDFSKLADPMVWVSAMGQAFFSLSITGSGMIVYGAYLSKDEDIVESAKTTAFFDTIAALVAALVMIPAVFAYAMDPAEGPKLLFVTLPKILQNMIGGQIFAIILFTAVIFGGITSLQNMFEVVAESLMHKFPFLSRFWTLTLLCAVCFGIGAFMEPISSWGPWMDFVSIYIIPIGAVIGAISWFWIIKKDEILDEINSGANKSYGNFWYFVGKFIYVPLTFLLCIIAVSKGISF, encoded by the coding sequence ATGAGCAAAAAGAATTTTTCATCGCGCTGGGCATTTATATTGGCCTGTGTTGGATCAGCAGTTGGCATGGCGAATGTCTGGGGCTTTCCTTATAAACTTGGCACAAATGGCGGTGCAGCGTTTTTACTCATCTATGTTTTTTTCATAGCTCTTTTTTCATACGTTGGTCTAAGTGCGGAGTATGCAATCGGCAGACGTGCAAAAACTGGTACGCTTGGATCATATAAATATGCTTGGCAAAGTAGAAATTTAGGCGTATTTGGCAGTATTATTGGCTGGCTTCCGCTTGCTGGCTCACTTTGTATAGCCATCGGCTACGCAGTCATCATCGCCTACGTACTAAAAGCCCTTACCCAGGCACTTACTGGCTCATTTATGAGCGTTGATACGAACGTTTGGTTTAACTCATTTGCACTTCAAGATTATTCAGTCTTGCCTTATCATTTTATCATCGTTGTTGGCACGCTTCTTACACTATTTTTTGGGGCAAAAAGTATCGAAAAAACAAATCAAATAATGATGCCACTGTTTTTCGTATTATTTAGCATTTTGGCTATAAATGTCGCGATGCTACCAAATGCATTTGATGGATATAAATTCCTTTTTATCCCTGACTTTAGTAAGCTTGCAGACCCAATGGTATGGGTTTCTGCGATGGGTCAAGCCTTTTTCTCGCTCTCTATCACAGGATCTGGCATGATAGTTTATGGGGCTTACCTTTCAAAAGATGAAGATATCGTTGAAAGTGCTAAAACTACGGCTTTTTTTGATACTATCGCAGCTCTTGTGGCCGCTCTTGTTATGATCCCAGCGGTCTTTGCCTATGCTATGGATCCAGCCGAAGGTCCAAAGCTGCTTTTTGTAACGCTTCCAAAAATTTTACAAAACATGATCGGTGGACAAATTTTTGCCATTATTTTATTTACAGCTGTTATCTTTGGCGGTATCACCTCGCTTCAAAATATGTTTGAAGTAGTCGCCGAGTCACTAATGCATAAATTTCCGTTTCTTAGTAGATTTTGGACACTCACACTACTTTGTGCAGTTTGCTTTGGCATAGGAGCATTTATGGAGCCTATTAGCAGTTGGGGGCCTTGGATGGACTTTGTGTCGATCTATATTATTCCAATCGGCGCGGTAATCGGTGCTATTTCTTGGTTTTGGATTATTAAAAAAGATGAAATTTTAGATGAGATAAATTCTGGAGCAAATAAATCTTATGGTAACTTCTGGTATTTTGTAGGTAAATTTATCTACGTTCCACTAACATTTTTACTTTGTATCATAGCCGTAAGTAAGGGAATTTCTTTTTAA
- a CDS encoding DUF411 domain-containing protein has product MKKLVFLALGFFATLAFAADMKVYKSPTCGCCTSWGEAMQKAGFSEEVIKVDDIAKVKKEFNVPLELSSCHTAIIDGYIIEGHVPADEVKRLLELKPKDVVGIAVPGMPMESQGMEQGSKAEQYDVILFKKDGSQEIFATYIGTKKLR; this is encoded by the coding sequence ATGAAGAAATTAGTATTTTTGGCCCTTGGCTTTTTTGCAACACTTGCGTTCGCGGCTGATATGAAGGTCTATAAAAGCCCAACTTGTGGATGTTGTACTAGCTGGGGTGAGGCGATGCAGAAGGCTGGATTTAGCGAAGAGGTCATAAAAGTAGATGATATAGCTAAAGTTAAGAAAGAATTTAACGTGCCGCTAGAGCTTTCAAGCTGCCATACAGCAATCATCGATGGATATATCATAGAAGGTCATGTTCCAGCCGATGAGGTAAAGCGCCTACTAGAGCTTAAGCCAAAAGATGTAGTTGGTATCGCAGTACCTGGCATGCCGATGGAGAGTCAAGGCATGGAACAAGGCAGTAAAGCCGAGCAATACGATGTTATTTTATTTAAAAAAGATGGCTCACAAGAAATTTTTGCCACTTATATTGGCACAAAAAAACTAAGATAA
- a CDS encoding putative transporter: MFSSFFKDKKWALWAYGGAIFIILLLVYQTHLNVRINEWYKNFYDIVQNSKDHNVSEFWREIFNFIKIAMPYVVTYTVISFFASHWVFRWREAMTFRYLKFWQNCKSDIEGSSQRIQEDVYRFAKIMESLGVQVLRAIMTLIAFIPVLWELSKSVSLPYIKDIEGSLVYIALIISIGGLIISWFVGIKLPHIEYNNQKAEAAFRKELVYGEDDKSKFCQPNVMLELFTGVKLNYYKLFLHYGYFNLWLISFSQILVIVPYIIMGNGLFSGVITLGVLIQASNAFSQVRESFSVFIDNWTTITELRSVNKRLREFERNINYKA; the protein is encoded by the coding sequence ATGTTTTCATCATTTTTTAAAGATAAAAAATGGGCACTCTGGGCTTATGGCGGAGCGATATTTATCATCTTGCTTCTTGTTTATCAAACGCACCTAAATGTCCGTATAAACGAGTGGTATAAAAATTTCTACGACATCGTACAAAACTCAAAGGATCATAATGTAAGTGAGTTTTGGCGAGAAATTTTTAACTTTATAAAAATCGCTATGCCTTACGTCGTGACTTACACTGTGATCTCGTTTTTTGCTAGCCACTGGGTCTTTCGCTGGAGAGAGGCGATGACATTTAGATATCTAAAATTTTGGCAAAACTGTAAGAGCGATATCGAGGGTAGCTCACAGCGTATTCAAGAGGATGTTTACCGCTTTGCAAAGATAATGGAAAGTCTTGGCGTGCAGGTTTTAAGGGCGATCATGACGCTAATTGCCTTTATACCAGTGCTTTGGGAGCTAAGTAAGAGCGTGAGCTTGCCTTACATCAAAGATATCGAAGGCTCGCTTGTTTATATCGCTTTAATAATTAGCATCGGTGGCTTAATTATTTCGTGGTTTGTTGGTATTAAACTCCCACATATCGAGTATAATAACCAAAAAGCAGAAGCTGCATTTAGAAAAGAGCTGGTTTACGGCGAGGATGATAAGTCTAAATTTTGCCAGCCAAACGTCATGCTAGAGCTGTTTACGGGCGTAAAGTTAAATTATTACAAACTATTTTTGCACTATGGCTACTTTAACCTTTGGCTCATCTCTTTTTCACAAATTCTTGTCATCGTGCCTTACATCATCATGGGCAATGGCCTATTTAGCGGCGTTATAACGCTTGGTGTGCTTATACAAGCTAGCAATGCCTTCTCGCAGGTCAGAGAGAGTTTTAGCGTCTTTATCGATAACTGGACGACAATAACAGAGCTAAGGTCTGTAAATAAGCGTTTGAGAGAATTTGAGAGAAATATAAACTATAAGGCGTAA
- a CDS encoding M48 family metallopeptidase: MKKFLLTLLATSLLFTGCSSVTKAGVVGADRKQFMLVSSEAMEQSSAQAYVKTLTAARSKGELNVDPILTKRVQDIAKRLIAQTGVFRDDALKWKWQVNVINEDTLNAWCMPGGRIVVYSGIIKRLNLTDAQLAAVMGHEIAHALREHSREQASADQMKSIGIFAIATATGLGDLGANALNLASEYTISLPFSRSHETEADHIGTELMARAGYDPKEAVEVWVKMSKMSGGKVPEILSTHPSNESRIKDLKEIAAKLELVYQAAKKARLQKNLSGLEMVAQIYN; encoded by the coding sequence ATGAAAAAATTTCTACTTACATTGTTAGCGACTAGTTTGCTCTTTACTGGCTGCTCAAGCGTTACAAAAGCAGGCGTTGTTGGTGCTGATCGTAAGCAATTTATGCTAGTCTCATCAGAAGCTATGGAGCAAAGCTCAGCCCAAGCCTACGTCAAGACGCTAACAGCTGCTAGAAGTAAAGGCGAGCTAAATGTTGATCCTATCCTTACAAAAAGAGTTCAAGATATCGCCAAAAGGCTCATCGCCCAAACTGGCGTTTTTAGGGATGACGCTCTAAAATGGAAGTGGCAAGTAAATGTCATTAATGAAGATACGCTAAATGCTTGGTGTATGCCAGGGGGAAGGATAGTCGTTTATAGTGGCATCATAAAAAGGCTAAATTTAACAGATGCGCAGCTAGCTGCGGTCATGGGACACGAGATCGCACACGCCCTTAGGGAGCACAGCAGAGAGCAAGCAAGTGCTGATCAGATGAAAAGCATAGGTATCTTTGCAATAGCCACAGCTACTGGCCTTGGCGATCTTGGAGCTAATGCTCTAAATTTAGCTAGCGAATACACCATATCTCTGCCGTTTTCTCGCTCGCATGAAACCGAGGCTGATCACATCGGTACTGAGCTAATGGCAAGAGCCGGATATGATCCAAAAGAAGCGGTCGAAGTCTGGGTAAAAATGAGCAAGATGAGTGGCGGAAAAGTACCTGAAATTTTAAGCACTCACCCATCAAACGAGAGTAGGATAAAAGATCTAAAAGAGATTGCAGCAAAGCTTGAGCTAGTCTATCAAGCTGCCAAAAAGGCTAGGCTTCAAAAAAATTTGAGCGGTCTTGAAATGGTTGCTCAAATTTATAACTAG
- a CDS encoding Fe-S-containing hydro-lyase, with product MSEVKRITAPFDKEVVKSLKAGDNVLISGTIIAARDAAHKALTETLARGEKLPVELKGETIYYVGPTPAKPNQAIGAAGPTTSGRMDKYTPTMINEVGINGMIGKGYRSDAVVEAMKKSCCVYMVAIGGIGALISQSIKKYEVLAYPELGPEAVARLTVEDFPAIVAIDCEGNNFYEVGQAPYKKI from the coding sequence ATGTCAGAAGTAAAAAGAATAACAGCACCATTTGATAAAGAGGTGGTAAAAAGCCTAAAAGCAGGCGACAATGTCCTAATATCAGGCACTATCATAGCGGCTCGTGACGCTGCACATAAGGCACTTACTGAAACATTGGCACGCGGCGAAAAACTACCAGTTGAACTAAAGGGTGAGACTATCTACTACGTCGGACCAACTCCAGCCAAGCCAAATCAAGCTATTGGAGCAGCAGGCCCAACAACAAGCGGCAGAATGGATAAATACACCCCAACTATGATAAATGAAGTTGGTATAAATGGTATGATCGGTAAAGGCTACAGGAGTGATGCAGTAGTCGAGGCTATGAAAAAATCATGCTGTGTTTATATGGTTGCTATCGGTGGCATCGGAGCGCTCATTAGCCAAAGTATCAAAAAATATGAAGTGCTAGCTTACCCAGAACTAGGACCAGAGGCAGTTGCTAGGCTTACAGTTGAGGATTTCCCAGCAATAGTTGCCATTGACTGCGAGGGCAATAACTTCTATGAAGTTGGCCAAGCACCTTACAAAAAGATATAA